One genomic segment of Ferrimonas sp. YFM includes these proteins:
- the asnC gene encoding transcriptional regulator AsnC, with amino-acid sequence MNEEYRIDNLDRSILCALQEDARTPYAELAKRNGVSPGTVHVRVEKMKQAGIITSAQVMVDPKKLGYQVCCFIGINLKAAGDYPAVLEKLLALPQVVEAYYTTGHYSIFTKILTHNIDALHELLVHKIQSIEQIQSTETLLSLQQPIHRQITP; translated from the coding sequence ATGAACGAAGAGTATCGAATCGATAATCTGGACAGATCCATCCTGTGTGCCCTGCAAGAGGATGCCCGTACCCCCTATGCGGAACTGGCCAAGCGCAATGGCGTCAGTCCGGGAACCGTGCATGTGCGGGTCGAGAAGATGAAGCAGGCGGGGATCATCACCTCCGCCCAGGTGATGGTGGACCCTAAGAAGTTGGGGTATCAGGTATGCTGCTTTATCGGCATCAACCTCAAAGCCGCGGGGGATTATCCGGCGGTATTGGAGAAATTGCTGGCCCTGCCCCAGGTGGTGGAAGCCTACTACACCACGGGTCACTACAGCATCTTCACCAAGATCCTGACCCACAACATTGACGCACTCCACGAGCTATTAGTGCATAAAATTCAAAGCATTGAGCAAATTCAGTCAACTGAGACTCTGCTTTCCCTTCAGCAGCCCATTCACCGCCAGATAACCCCATAA